ccactcgttcattccaaaactcgccacttcgtggctcgtttttgaattttgaactcgtggaagaatatcaatgccttctgcacttgtattataaataactattctctaattctgtggttattccgttcattcttccacatcttgtagaacaaaatcgtgcgagaatatatcagaaacgcacagttttcatggttatattttattattctatgttggtactccgaactttccgccacggctttatctgtcaattcatcaatttgcctcaaagaaatcagttctgccaaccaacatttttcaatgcaaaaatcactaaattatatttatggaaatatttcattaatttcaatgaaaatgcaatgaattagagaaaataatgtataatactcgtacagaaggctcattctaccactcgttcattccaaaattcgccacttcgtggctcgtttttgaattttgaactcgtggaagaatatcaatgccttctgcacttgtattataaataactattctttagACAGTAAAAATATCCTCCAATCAAACCCCCTTGAAAATTATCCtataaaactcgaaatatctagGAAATGAAACCTTTTGAAAGCAAACTGATTGTAGACTTGTATTCGGTCTGGTCAAATGCTtcttctatcaaattttcaggCCAATACATTCTTTTTAACGAAATTTATCCAAGGTTGCCTCGGTTTCTTCGAAAATATTGACCGATCGACTTTGAACATATTTTTGTGTTATTTAGAGGGTTTcaactagggctgggaatcatgaatgaatgatttgaatattcgaatatccattgaatatttattcgaataattgcattttgcattattcgaatattcatgaatattcaatgagCAATTtcctattcatgaataatcagtgaatactagactattcactgattattcagtgaatagttttgtATTCAGTGAGTTTAGttggatatttgaaaaaaaacaaatcatttgAAATGATGAACCTTTCCGACATGCACATTTAGCGGTAATTATAGTTTTTACCAGCTCTATTAAACACGCGTTCTGAcgaaattgatattgatattgatgGTATATATAGATACGTTCTTGCTATTTCAGACAATTCGGGGTACttgttttgattatttttccagCATTCTAGTGGTTTTGGATAATCTAATACGTAAATATCTATTTCATTATTACAATAATTGGTACtattttttaacgattcaaATCGTTTTCGAAGAGGAAATCTAATGctgtctttttaatcgattgcagttttttcatttggaaCCTTGTTTTCTTGTTCCGTTTGCATTGCCATCTCtagacatttctctatttcagtggtcaaatattgtttGATTCCGATTtgcgaaccgacgaatctttctattcttttaaatctggggtctaaaaatgtacacacatcaaCTGGAGTAACATCCTCCCCTGACAAAACCGAATCAggaaaacaaagtttttttgaatctttcatggaattgaacacgaagtgtattcttgaaggatttaatgttctcataATCCGTTTGATCATTCTCTTTGTacctgtatacctgtaatgggtctatgtagattgtaatgtcccagcgaaggttttactgcgtctattCAAGAATCTATTGTATTTTTTACGTTttaatgtaataaaaataattgctGGATGTTCcgaacgacaatttgattataaaaagatcacatttttttcggtaaaaccaggGTACTGAGGGTACTTCCCtctgaatatttattgaataatcagttataatatcataagagcatcgacaaaattcaattatacaCCGAGTCACGAGAGCGCAACTAGAAtggtgtttcgcgaaatacgtctcgagtgaagaggttcgcaTAATCAAAATATATCGTCTACACTCGAGTTgatattcgttacgattatataagtataatatttttaatttctcatTTGTTAATAGAACTATAACCAACTTTTTGTAAAATTCAGTGACATCTgctttaattcttttttttttttgcgaaagtCAAAGTACGTTACTATAAAATGAGCACAATATGGTCAATATGCCGTAACTTTgcgaaatttacggattctattggatTATTATAACATGAACTGGACATTGACTATCACACCCGATGAGTTATAATGACTGATTAATTacagaatattcattgaataatcactgaatattcattgaataatcactgaatattcattgaataatcactgaatactaatcgaatattcattgaataatcactaaataatcaatgaatactcattgaatattcaatgaatattcatgaataatcaagcttgaatatttgtttgaatgaattattcgaataaatttaagaatgaatattttaatactaaaaggcgaaaaagtcccagccctagtttCAACGTTGTAGATTCCGAAATAGACATTGAAACTTACCAGAATGAATTGACTGGAGGTTGGTATTCAGCATGGCAAATTCTTCAAGATAAACAATTTTTAAGGTAATtcgaacacaatttttttaaactaaTAGTTCTCTCATAGGACTCGAAATAACTCAGTTTTGGGATCTCCTAGGAAGTACCCTTCACAATTTGTCTTGAAATTCCATGTTGGATACCAACCTGCAGTCAAATTCTTTCTAACACAGTCGAAAACTGATATGAGATTTTTCGAATTTACGAATATACTCTTATTATTGCTCACTGTATAGATATCAAAACACAAGTTCCTATAGGTATATTTATAATATCTATGATTGATCTCCTGTTTTTTACTTTTTCTTGTAATTGATGTTCCTTCGGAATGGAATCTAATGAAGTTCGTTTTAAGAATtacatattataatttttttttaaatcggaattttttcaatttctactGATAATTCGCTTTTTTATATGGGATTGGatttttcctccaaaattcTACTGCTTGTACAAGGGAATTCCTACAAAAAACCCAgttcaaaatatttgagaaatttcTAGAGTCCAGACTAGACCCTTGAAATTGtgtcgactgtggtgccgaaggtaccgggttccaatcccggctaggtcatggaagttgtacatgtctggtgatGATGTTAGGTAGGAGGCTAATGAACATAGTAGTCGATGTcttcaacgaaaaaaaaaacattttttagtttaccaaaaattaaaacatcatgATGATTGTAGAGGACCCAGTATACTCCCCTGGGACACACCTTCTCAAATCCCCTCATGGTTGCAATATTCGAAAGTTTCTCCTTGATTTTGTGAAGAAGGCCTTCATGCCAAACCCTTCTGgcttatataaaaaatgaagatgtgCAGTATATTTGTCTTTGAAGGTCATGTTTATCTCAATCTGGTATAGGAGCTGTTTTGTGTCATTGCTGGTTGATTGAGTGGTGCTGACGCcatatagttttcaaaataaaaacgaCTCCCCCAGAAAATGTTAATCAGAAGATTCACAGCAATAATGTTTGAACTCTTATATTATTTCgattttactgaaaaatatattcctGAATTCATATTCTGACTTTTTCAGAGAATTAAATGAGTTTAGAAACCTGCACATTATGAACTATGTTCTATTTTATCCTCTTTTCTcatagaatatttcaaatcatgTGAAAAAAATAGATAAGAAAAACTATATAACaaatataattatgaaaatacttaaatataattGGGTTATTTGAACCCATGGTTATTCGTTTTCTGATCCcgaatattatattaaaaattcGAAACTATGAGGACAAGGAAACTTacggtaaaaaaaattattgtatgcAAAATCGTTGTAACTTGTTTTCAATGTCATGGCTAAGTGTTGTttgtttttaattgaaaaaatatcttaATAGCTCCTACTGTACTGCAATTATAATATTGGGGATTCAATAATGAACGAATCATTGCCGTTTAAATTAAACTGTTTATCTTATAATACAGATATCTGATATCGAAATCCTAGTTCGCATTCAGTTTGTAGTAGATCAGCAGTGCTACAGTTAAGACGATTGTTATGGTAGAAATGACAAGAACTGTAGATGATGTAAATAATGGGCACTCCACATCAGTACTTAATAGTTCTAAGAAGTGAgtattcatttttcaagaaaacctTATCTCCTGTGTGATATAACTTGATGAAAGATAAATAGAAGGTCCTGTACTGataattttttcatggaaatgaaATTATTACATTATGAACATTTTAGAGCCTGGATTATTGGAACATAAtcacaaaaaattcaatcaaacttttttttagGCCAAAATTCGAATCATCATCGACGAAGCTTTTTGTacgaaaaaatgtaaattatcagaaaaattatCAGCCGTCCCTAACCTTTCCAATCATTTTGGATATGCTTTATTGATTTTATAGTTCAGAGAGTGCATTCCCAATTGATATAATTGCTCTGAGTGATAAGAATCCCATGAAATAGAATAACAGGAATGATGTCATTAGGACTTCGAATCCACCAAGATCCGAATTTTGTAAATTGTTCTTTTtaatgatttgagatatttcatgGATAAATAATAGAGCATAGTTCTGCAGATTAGTTTCACCTTCAATGTAACACAGTTTTTTTCTGTCGTGAGAAACGAGATAAAAATAGCGACCTAAAAACCTTGAAGGGAAAATAATATTGGATATAGAATAACAAGTATCTGAATTACAATTTACATTTCCATCAAAGCGTAATgtacatacagggtgggcaaataagcgaggtaagcgactatatctcaggatccactcatcgtagagacttgcggtaaaaaattttatcactaaagtgtacaataaaacacactggaaattgttctgaagttcatacctcttcctctagggggcgtaatagctaccatcgagtagaaaaatgaattttattcgaaaatgtttcatatgaagttgaagaaaaagaatCATCATTGTaattcttggaaaattctctatcttcttGAATTGTCTTGTCActttcatgataaatttgtttttgctgctttcgatagggggcgctaagtcagaagttcattttattgttcattttactccgaaatttcaaatgtaatgataggattttctcaacagaaacagaaattccatcaaatttgcatgaaaaaacctgatgtcgcaaagcgatagtttcaggcgttctggagttatggccgaaagaagatattcttcaactaacacactgcgaaaaaccaaattgtgtcttcaagttctgacagaaacagaaatctcatcaaatttgtatgaaaaaccaaAAGATtacaaagcgatagcttcaggcattctggagttatggccgaaaaaaggtattcttcaactgatgcactgaaaaactaaattgtgtcttctttcggccataactccagaccGCCTGAAGCTgccgctttgcgaccttttggttttttcatacaaatttgatgggatttcaatttctgtcagaacctaaagacacaatttggtttttcgcagtgcatcagttgaagaatatcttttttcggttaactccagaacgcctgtaactatcgctttgcgaacttcagatttttttatgcaaatttgatggaatttttgtttctgttgagaaaatcttatcattacatttgaaatttcggagtataatgaacaatacaatgaacttctgacttagcgcccctatcgaaagcagcaaaaacaaatttatcatgagtatattttgtcctcaatcaacaagatattatctttcagaagagatgtaatttgctcaaaaatgttgagtcatcctgaagttacaggcatttcaatcagtcaaatttctccctttcacctacccttatttgatgtcgtaaaatcgaaagtgacaattcaaaaagatagagaattttccaaggattacagtgatttcttcaacttcatatgaagcattttcgaataaaattcatttttctactcgacggtagctattacgcctccTAGGTGAAGgcatgaacttcaaaacaatttccagtgtgtttttttGTACAATGTAGTGGTaacattttttaccgcaagtctctacgatgagtggattctGAGATATAGCCTCTTACCTCGATTATTTGCCCACCATGTACAACAAGTAACTATAATATGAGATATTAACGAGTTCTGTGATTTTAGGTATATTCATAGTTCGAATTTgtcacaaatataaaaatatatgatattatttcagaaatataactCAAACAAAGGTAATTTCAAACCCATCTACAGTTTTCTCTGTCACGTACAAGTTGTAATGAGTGATTTTATAATTGCTTTCTCATCTCAAAATTTCTAAATACCTTTACTCAAGCAATTATTTTCACTTTAAAAGAATTGGGCAAATAGTTTTCGGATGACAATTTTAATCACTTGTTTCGTTCATATAAACCTCGAGTCAGTATTTTGTTCTCTAGTATTAGATTTCGTTCAATACTCAACATTATGTTTTACTTCTgcgatatgttattctgtaaacatttttcattttgctgCATTTTTTGGACGAAAAAAAGAACTATGAGgtgaaatttatattatattaagaTAGTTAATACTGAATTAATTATTTACGTTgaagaatttgaatgaaaatttgagtGATGTCTTTTGTATTCCAGAGAATCATTTCGTGTTGGTAACCCATTCTATCAAATactggaaattatttcttttttgatatTATGGAATCTGCAAATACTGTATTATACTGGTGAATGGATATACAGACTATTTTACAAGTCAGAGCCTAAATCTGTGAAAAATGATGTTGTTTTGGTAAGTCTCTCACAAAGCATCAATAGATGGatctaaaattcgaaattttataagtttttcaaattcaatttatatatttcattaatttcagatAACTGGCACTGGTCATGGAATTGGAAAACAATTGGCTCTGTATTACGCCAAAGCAGGTGCAACTGTAGTTGGTTGGGATATCAACAAGGAAAATAATGATCAGACGATTCAAGAAATTAACCAAATGGATATTAAGAAAGCCTATGGATATGTGTAAGTAACTAATTACTCATTGATTaaacattgttattgatttgGCAGTTCCGATTTCTGTTAGAAGATAAAATTTACGAGTAGGTAAACTGCGTTTGTATTCTTTTATCGATTGATTATCTAATAACTTTACTAAATTATTGTGATGTGCATGAAAACTAAGTCAAATCAACACGTTTGAAGCGTTCTTGAATAATCTAGAGCTTTTTGGTTGTTTTGAATAACACATATTTgaaatcattcgaaaaaaaattgtgaacagcACTGCTAGGAAGTCTGGAGCTTTTGCCTGCTTCTTTAAATTCTAATTCCAGAATTTTTTCGCGAAAATAACCTACATTCGAGCAATATGATGGTAGAAAACCGTTTTTCTGGAACAAGCCAATTTTAAGTATGTACATAAGTAGGTACATTTCTGtttaattcaagtttttttGGATGACTATTTGtttaacaataaaatattttagagtgGACGTGAGTGATGCAGATAATGTTGTCAATACTGCTGAATTAGTGCAACAGCAAGTTGGAGAAGTGACAATTCTCATTGCAAATGCTGGAATAATGCCTTGTCATCTTTTGATGGAGCACTCTAGAGAAGAAATTCGAAGGATCATGAACATAAACGTATTCCAGTTATTTTGGGTCAGTACCTGTATTATAAGAtagtattttcaatttattgttGCCATACTTTTGATAATTAATTCAATTAGGAGCAATTAAATCATGCGACCAATTTGGACTAAGCCAAAGTTTTGTCTATATATTTGGACTACAgatgaaacaaacaaaataggTATAGGTTGAAGTAACAAATATGAACTTATAAATAAAAGGTAACAAAAACGAAGTTTAAAATATTTGCTTACCAAGTTAATTTACTCGAATGAAGATGATTTGTTAACGTATGTAAGTACAGAGAAATGAGAATATCAGAAACAATAACAACAATTtaagaaagaatgaaatatacATTGAACAAAATGTTGAATGGGTGACATTTGGATTTTCATACAGATGTCATGTGTTAACATATTTATGGGTTGTGGAATTCCATCTGTCTAATGAATTAGCATAAAATCGACTTAATCGCTCTTGCTAAAagtctcattcagttttatgAAAATCATTTTGCTGACGTTCCGAATCCATTAAATGAATCATCTTCATTCGATTGAATGAACTTGACCAGCGAATATTTCAAACTACGACTCTGTTGCCTTTAATTTGATTTTACCATAATTCCaaacataatataaaaatataaattttccaatttaaaaATTACTCTTCTCTCAGTTAGGTTCAGATGAATGAATaaccatttatttttctttaataaCAAAGAATCTAACTAGCTGAATCGAGGGCGAGACAGCGATTATACgcttatagcgatcttccaacttttcgataccatttttgcagtaggatttgtctttcgcttcaaaataggtctcagtttcagcattcttttgaggtctgtaaacaggaaaaagtcgctgggggccagatctggcgaatacggtggatgcagaagcaattcgaaacccatTAAACAGCTTCGAacattgctcagaatcattaacacgttgttgctttttatCGATTGTGAGTTCCGCGGCAcatattttgcacacagctttctcatgtacaaattcGTGGaagatatgatgtacacattcagatgatatcttcacaatgtctgctatctctaACAACTTCACTTctcggtcattcaaaattgcaGATTGTCAGAGGGATCTAGCATTTGGGGGATTGGATTTCCTTCTTACAACATTATATCTTGTgaaactttttagtttcttattgttatttatatttgtatgttgtgaACCGTAGAACTAATGAGTCATATGTTAATTACAGCTTATGGAAGCTTTCTTGCCAACAATGATGAAGAACAATAAAGGTCACATTGTTGCGATGTCTTCTGTAGCAGGTTTGGGTGGTTTTCCCAATTTGGTACCTTACTGCGCGACTAAATATGCAGTCCGTGGATTTATGGAAAGTCTAAATGAAGAGCTCAGAATGAATCGCAATAACCAGATCAAACTCACTACAATCTACCCGTACATGGTTGATACCGGATTGTGCAAGAATCCAAGCATCAAATTTGACGCTCTAATGCAGACTCTAAAACCAGATCATGTTGCTCGTAAGATAATGATGGCTCAAAGAAGAGATGTCGCTGAATTGTCTTTACCAAATTACCTTTTACCGTTGCAGAATATATTGAGGTAAGAccgaaatatatttt
Above is a window of Harmonia axyridis chromosome X, icHarAxyr1.1, whole genome shotgun sequence DNA encoding:
- the LOC123686085 gene encoding 17-beta-hydroxysteroid dehydrogenase 13-like, translated to MVEMTRTVDDVNNGHSTSVLNSSKKESFRVGNPFYQILEIISFLILWNLQILYYTGEWIYRLFYKSEPKSVKNDVVLITGTGHGIGKQLALYYAKAGATVVGWDINKENNDQTIQEINQMDIKKAYGYVVDVSDADNVVNTAELVQQQVGEVTILIANAGIMPCHLLMEHSREEIRRIMNINVFQLFWLMEAFLPTMMKNNKGHIVAMSSVAGLGGFPNLVPYCATKYAVRGFMESLNEELRMNRNNQIKLTTIYPYMVDTGLCKNPSIKFDALMQTLKPDHVARKIMMAQRRDVAELSLPNYLLPLQNILRIVPRKAFLKFVDFLDSRIESDLVMRNTSE